Within the Aeromicrobium sp. Root236 genome, the region TGCTGTGCGGCCTGACGCTGGTCGTCGTGGCGTCGGCGCTCCACCGGATGCACGTCTATCAGGACGCGTACGGGTTCACCGGCCTGCGGCTGCTCGTCGACGTGTTCGAGGGTTGGCTCGGCATCCTGGTGGTGGCGACCCTCGCCGGTGGCGTGGCGCTGCGGGCGGTGTGGCTGCCGCGCTTCGCCCTGTTCAGCGGGGTGGTGCTGCTGGTCGGCCTGGCCGCGATCAACCCCGATGCGTGGGTCGCGCGGCACAACATCGATCGCTACGAGACCAGCGGCAAGGTCGACTGGACGTACCTCCGATCGCTGTCCGACGACGCGCTCCCCGTCCTGGCGACGCTGCCCCCGGACCTCGTCGAGTGCGCGGTCTCGCTGGACGGTCGTACGCACGACGACTGGCTCGAGTGGAACCTCGGCCGCTCGCGGGCCCGCTCCGCGATCGCCGACCATGCCGGGGAGTGGCAGCAGGATCCGGCCTGCCCCGGCCAGACCAACAACTGAGACGGGGTGTGTGACAGCCGATAACCCTGAAAGGGCATGACGTATCGCCGATTGGCTGCTTTCATGGAGGTGGGAAGGAGCGCGGGCGGCACCCTGGCCAGCGACTGCCGGTCAAGGAAGCCCGTGATCTTTTCGGGGCGACCGAGCAGGGGACGGTATGACCCGGACACGCGATCCCGCCCACGCGTTGCTCCTCGGGGGACTGCGTTTCGAGAGCCGCGACACCGAACGGGCCTACCGGCGTTGGCGGATCGACACCGTGACGCCGTTCGTCCGGATCGGCTACATCGGTTCGGCGCCGAGCTGGATCCTGCTGCTGATCGCCATGATCTTCCTGGATCCCCATGCCGCCCACCGCGCCGCGGGTTGGGTCGTCGGCTGGATCCTCCTGCTCCTCGTGCTCACCTGGCTGACCGTGCCGCCCAGGCTGCGCCGTACGGTGATGCCGCTGGCCGCCGCTGCGAACTGCCTGGCCGGCTTCCTGGTCGTGTGGCTGACCTCGGAGGTCGCGCTCGCCGGCGAGGTGACCCAGACGCGGGCCGGGGTCATGATCGCGGGCCTGCTCGTCGTCATGTTCTTCGGCTACGGCATCTTCCGCATCCCGCCCGGGGTGGCCATGGCTGCCGTGACGCCGTATGCGGCGTTCGGCTCGTACCAACTGCTCCAGAACTACAACGACGGGGAGCTCAACGGCGTCGAGTCCGCGTCGCTGGCTGCTGCGGAGTGGATCGCCTATTTGGGATGCCTCATGGTCTGCGTCGTCATCGAGATCGTCGAGCGTCGGGCGTTCTGCAAGGACCAGATCATCGACGCACAGCAGCGGGAGCTGCGCCACAGCAGGGAGACCATCCGCCGCTACGTCCCGCGCCCCGTGTTCGAGCACATCGTCAGCGGGGACACCGTCGGCATCGACGTGCCCACCCGGCGACGGGTCACGGTGCTGTTCGCCGACCTGGTGGGGTTCACCGATCTCGCGGACCGGGTCGAGGCCGAGATCCTGACGCAGGTGGTCAACGACTACATGACCACCATGAGCCAGCTCGTCGACGAGCACGGCGGTCTGGTGAACGAGTTCGCGGGCGACGGCCTGATGGCCCTGTTCGGGGCGCCCGACGAGATGGACGTCGAGGAACAGGCGTCGAGCGCGGTGCTGGCGGCCCAGGCGATGCAGGACGGTCTCCCGGCCCTCAACGGGCAGTGGCGACGGCTCGGTGTCAGCGGGCCGATGCGGATGCGGATCGGCATCGACACCGGTGTCCTGAGCGTCGGCAGCTTCGGCTCCGAGGGGCGGATGACGTACACCGCGATCGGGCTGCACACCAACATCGCGGCCCGCCTCCAGGCGCAGTGCGAGCCGGGACGGATCCTGCTGAGCGACTACTGCTGGCACCTCGTCAAGGACCGCATCTCGTGCGAGCCGGTCGGCGAGGTCCAGTGCAAGGGCGTGCACTACCCGGTGCCGGTCTACTCCCCGTCAGGTGCGGGAGGCTGAGCCCAACAGGCGGGTGAGACGCCGAGGTTTCAGGCCAGGCAGCGGTGAGTCAGGTCGAACCGCAACCTCGCGGGTACGACCTGAGTCACCGCTCCCGCAGCAACATCAGGCGTACGAGACACCGGTGGCGTGCAGCGGGCAGTAGCCGAAGGGGTTCTTGACCAGGTACTGCTGGTGGTAGTCCTCGGCGTAGTAGTACGTCTCCAGAGGCAGGATCGACGTGGTGATCTCGCCGTAGCCGGCCTCCGTCATCCGTACCTGGTAGGCCTCGCGGGACGCCTCGGCCTGGGCCTGCTGCTCGGGGGTCGTGGTCAGGATCACCGAGCGGTACTGCGTGCCGCGGTCGTTGCCCTGGCGCATGCCCTGCGTCGGGTCGTGGTTCTCCCAGAACACCTTGAGCAGGTCCTCGTACGTCACCTTGGCCGGGTCGAAGATCACCCGTACGACCTCGGCGTGCCCCGTGCGACCCGTGCACACCTCTTCGTACGTGGGGTTCGGTGTGACGCCGCCGGCGTACCCGACGGACGTCGACCAGACGCCGGGAACCTCCCAGAACGTCTTCTCCTCGCCCCAGAAGCAACCGAGGCCGAACACCGCGACACCGAATCCTTCGGGTGCCTGGGTCTCGACGGGATTGCCGAGCGTGAGGTGCGTGCCGCCGACCTGGTAGGGACGGCCTTCACGGCCGGGGAGGGCGCTCTCGGCGCCGGGGAGCTCTGACTTGCTGCGGTTGAAGATCATGCGTTCCACCTCTCGTGTCGAGTCTACGGATTCACGCCCGCTCGAGGATTCGAGCGATCGTGACGAAGCCGTGACGCCGTGCATGCTCCAGGGGAGTCACGCCGGCGCGATCGGCGATCGACACGTCCGCACCGTGGTCGACCAATGACTCAACAATGCGCTGCCACGGTCTTGTTCCCTTGCCGAGGATCACGGCCTCGAGCAGGGCCGTCCAGCCCAGGTCGTTGACGTGGTCGACGGCGATGTCGGTGTGGTCCAGCACGTACGCCACGTAGTCCGCGTGGCCGCGTTCGCTCGCCGGTATGTGCGACAGCCCGCCGAACCGGTTGCGGATCGTGAGGTCCGGGTCCGCCGCCAGGACGACCTCGGCCATCGCGACGCTGCCGGTGACGCCGGTGACGAGCCACGGGGTGTCGTGACGATCGTCCAAGGCATCCGGATCGGCACCGGCGGCGATCAGCGCGCGAGCGGCCGCGACGCGATCGTGCGTCACAGCCAGCAGGAGCGGGGTGCGGTCCCGCGCATCGCGGACCTCGGTGTCCGCGCCTGCCTCGAGCAGCTGGCCGACCTCGGTGGCCCGGCCCTTCGTCACGGCCGACAGCAGGCGTCGGCCCTGCTCGGCTTTGGAGAGCGCAGCGTACGGATTGGGGGTGGGTGTCGGCGTCGAGATCGAGTGGGACGTGGCCGGGTGCGCGGGCTCCGGCGAGGGACGCGACGACGAGCACGCGGTCACCGCCAGCGCGACCACCACGGGCGCCGCGGCCAGGACCTTGTTCACGCCGGTTCAACTCCTCGGAGCGCCGCGAGGTTCCGCACGGCATGGCCTAGGCTCCTCCGCATGAGGTGTGGGTCGTGAGGGAGCGCTACCAGGTGCCGATCGGCATGGAGATCGCCACCCAGTGGGCCTGGCGCATCCTGGTGATCGCGTCGGCCGTGCTGCTGGGCGTGTTCTTCCTGCGCTACTTCTCCGAGATCACGGTGCCGATCGCCGTGGCGGTGCTCGTCACGGCGCTGACGGTCAGCGGTGTCGACTGGCTCGAGGCGCATCGCGTGCCACGCCTCGCCGCCACGTTCATCGTCGTCATCGCGCTGCTCGTCGCGTTCTTCGGCATGCTGACGCTCGTCGGCCAGCAGCTCGCGACCCAGGCGACCGACCTGCGCTCGAGCGTCGTCGACGGCATCTCCAAGATCCAGGACTGGGCCAAGACCGGCCCGCTCAAGCTCAGCGACGACCAGATCCAGACCTGGATCGACAACGCCAAGGAGTCGATCCAGTCGAGCGACACCTCGGTGATCACCCGCGTCAGCGAGGTGGGCACGACGCTGACCCACCTGTTCGCCGGGTTCTTCATCGCACTGTTCTCGACGTTCTTCTTCCTCTACGAGGGCAACCGCATCTGGAGCTGGGTCGTCGCGCTGTTCCCCCGCGCGGCGCGTGAACGGGTCAACTCGTCGGGTCACACCGCGTGGGCGTCGCTGACGGCGTTCGTACGCGCGACCGTCATCGTCGCGCTGACCGACGCGCTGGGCATCGCGTTCGGTGCGTGGGTGCTCGGGGTGCCGCTGACGTTCGCGATCGGCGTGCTGGTGTTCCTCGGTGCGTTCATCCCGATCATCGGTGCGCTGCTGTCGGGCATGGTCGCGGTCCTCGTGGCCCTCGTCGCGCAGGGGCCGTGGACGGCCCTGTTCATGCTCATCGTCGTGATCATCATCCAGCAGATCGAGTCGCACGTGCTCCAGCCGTTCCTCATGGGCCGGCTCGTGGCGGTGCACCCGCTCGCGATCATCTTCGCCATCGCGGCCGGCGTCGTCGTCGCAGGGATCGTCGGCGCGCTCATCGCGGTGCCGCTGGCGGCGTGCCTCAACGGCGTCGTGCGGCACCTCGCCACGGTCGCCGAGCAGTTCGACGACGAGCCACCCGACGACGGCGGCGAAGCCCTGCCCGGACTCGCATGACCGACATCCACGCGGTGTGCCTGGCGCTGCCCGGAGCATCGATGACGTTCCCGTTCGGCGAGGAGACGGCGGTGTTCAAGGTCGGCGGCAAGGTCTTCGCGATCACCGCTGCCGAGTCACCGACCCACGTCACCCTCAAGGCCGAGCCCGAGGAGGTGACCGGACTCGTCGACACGTACGACGCGGTGACCCGCGGCTATCACATGAACAAGAAGCACTGGATCACCGTGCAGGTCGGCGGCGCGCTGCCGCCCGGCCTCGTCGAGGAGCTGGTCGAGGACTCGTACGACCTGGTGGTCGACAACCTCCCCGCCCGCGACCGGCCCTAGAGCTCGGTCGCCTCCGCCGGCACCGGGGTGTCGCGCGTCCGCAGCGGGATCTCCTTGATCAGCAAGGCGAACACGAAGGCGATCGTCACGATCGGCAGCGCCGCGAGGAACACGTCGTGCAGCGAGTCGGCGAACGCCTCGATGACCTTGGACTGCAACGGCTGGGGCAGGGCGTGGATCGCCGAGGCGTCGTTCGTGTTGATCTTGGGCGCATCGCCGCCGGTGCCGACGGTCGCCGCGAGGTGATGCGTCAGCCGGGTGTTGAGCACCGCGCCGAAGATCGCCGCGCCGAACGCGCCACCGAGCGTACGGAAGAACGTGATCGTCGACGTCGCGATGCCCATGTGGCGGGGGTCGACCGAGTTCTGCACGATCACCGTGAGGAGCTGCATCGTCAGGCCGAGCCCGGCACCCAGGATGAACATGCCGAGGCCGATGCGCCAGTAGGGGCTGTCGGCGTCGGCGGTCGACAGCACCAGGAGGGCGACGAACACCACGACGGTGCTGGCGATCGGCAGCGGCCGGTAGCGGCCGGTGCGGGTCACCCAGTTGCCCGACGGGATCGACGTGCAGAACAGGCCGGTGACCATCGGCAGCATGCCCAGGCCCGACCTGGTCGGCGACATGCCCATGACGATCTGCAGGTAGAGCGGGACGAAGATGATCGCGCCGAACATCGACATGCCCATGACGACCGACATCGCGTTGGTCGTGCGGAAGATCGAGCCGCGGAACAGCTCCATCGGGATGATCGGCTCGGCGGCCCGCAGCTCGACCAGGATGAACAGCGCGGTCAGCACGATCGCACCGGCGAGCAGGCCGAGTCCGAGGCGCGAGCCCCAGCCGTGGTCCGGTCCGGCCCACGAGACGTACAGCAGCATCGAGGAGACGCCGCTGACCAGCACCGAGGCGCCGAGCCAGTCGATGACGTGCTCGCGGCGGGTGTGCGGCAGCTTCAGCGCGTACGAGGTGACGACGAGCGCGACGATGCCGATCGGCACGTTGAGCCAGAAGATCCAGCGCCAGCCGGGTCCGTCGGCGAGCCAGCCGCCGAGCAGCGGGCCGGCGACGCTCGAGGTGCCGAAGACGGCGCCCATGTAGCCCATGTAGCGGCCACGCTCGCGGGGCGGGATGACGTCGCCGATCGTCGCGAACGCGAGGGCCATCAGCCCGCCACCGCCGACGCCCTGCAGCGCACGGAAGCCGATGAGCTCCTCGATGTTGCGCGAGAAGCCGCACAGCAGGGAGCCGACCACGAACGTGACGATCGCGATCTGGAAGATCAGCCGGCGGCCGTAGAGGTCGGAGATCTTGCCCCACAGGGGAGTCGAGGAGGTCGACGCGAGGAGGTACGCCGTGACGACCCAGCTGAGCTTGTCGAGCCCGTTGAGGTCCGACGTGATGCGGGGGAGTGCGGTGCCCACGATGCTCTGGTCGAGCGCGGCGAGGAACATGCCGGTCATGAGGCCGCCGAGGATCACCAGGATCTGGCGGTGCGAGAGGTAGGTGGGTGTGACGGTTGCAGGTGTTGCGTCGGTCATGAAGTGGCTCCGAGTGAGGCAGTGAGGCGGGTCAGGTCGTGGCGCAGGCGTTCGCGGTCGGCGTCGTCCCAGTCCGCGAGGGCCGCAGTGAGGAAGGCGCGTCGTTGGTCGAAGGTCTTCTTGAGGGTGGCGGCCCCGGTGCTCGACAGGGCGATGATGCGGGCCCGCCCGTCGACCGGATCGGGCTCGCGCTCGATGAATCCGCGGTCACCGAGCTGCTGGACGTGGCGACTGACGGTCGAGGCGTCGAGCTGCATGACCTCGGCGATGTCGCCGAGCCGCATCGCGCCGCGGCACTTCAGCGTGTAGAGCAGCGCGGCCTGCGACGGGTCCACGCCGTCGCCGTCGATGCGCGAGCGGAACCGCCGGCCGACCGCCATCATCAGCTGCATGAGGGCGTCCTCAGCCGTCGCGCCGACCTCCGGGGTCTGTGTTTGCATGCTGCAACCATATATCAGGTTGTGTGGTGCAACCAAATGGTGGTGCTACTGGACCGCCGCAGGTCCGAGCAGGTCCCAACGGTTGCCGGCGAGGTCCTGGAACACCGCGACCCGTCCGTACGCCTCGTCGCGGGGCTCGCCCACGAACCTCACGTCGTGGGCCACCATCCGCTCGTACGCCTCGTCGAAGTCGTCGACGCGGAGGAAGAACCCGACGCGGCCGGCGAGCTGGTCGCCGACCACAGCTGCCTGGCGCTCGCCATCGGCACGGGCGAGGAGTATCGCGGTCTGGGCGCCCGGAGGGCGTACGACGACCCATCGCTTCTCGCGGCCGTCGTTCGTCAGGGACGGCGTGTCCTCGACGAGCTCGAACTGCAGGACGCGGACGAAGAAGTCGATCGCAGGGTCGTAGTCGTCGACGACGATCGTGAAGAGCTCGATGTGCACGGCGCGAGCCTAGGCCAGGGGGTCAGGTGCGCTGCCGGTAGCGCCGGTGCAGCTCGTGGACCTCCTCGTCGAGACCGGGCACCGGGCCGTCGACGGCGACGCCGGGCGCGACGTCCTGGATCGGGATCGCCCTGACGGGTGAGGGGCCGACGCCGAGGTCGCCGAGCCAGGCGCTGGTCTGGGCGGACGAGCTGGCGAAGACGATCCGGCCGAGGCCCACCCAGCCGTGCGCCGCGGCGCACATGGGGCAGTGCTCGCCCGACGTGTAGACCGTCGCGGCTGCACGCTGCTCGGCGTCCAGGTGACCGGCGGCCCACCGCGCGAGTGCGAATTCGGGATGCCGGGTCTGGTCGCGCTCGGAGGTCTCGCGGTTGCGGTCCTCGGCGAGCACCGTGCCGTCACCGCCCACGAGGACCGAGCCGAAGGGCTCGTCGCCGGCCTCGATGGCCTCGGCGGCGAGCTCGATGCAGCGTCGCAGGTGTCGCAGGTCGTCGTCATTCACCATGGGGTCGAACGTACCGCCGCCCCGGCGCAGCCACTACGTTGGAGAGGTGGATCTGAATGATGTGAGGGCCGCCCGCGAGCTACTCCAAGGAGTCACCGAGGTGACCCCCATGGCGCACTCGCGCTGGCTCAGCTCGCGGACGTCGACGCAGGTGTTCCTCAAGGCCGAGAACCTCCAGCGCACCGGCTCGTTCAAGATCCGCGGAGCGTACGTCCGCATCTCGCGGCTCAGCGAGGACGAGCGCGCCCGCGGCGTCGTCGCTGCGAGTGCCGGCAACCACGCACAGGGCGTCGCGCTCGCGGCGTCGCTGCTCGGCATCAAGGCCACGATCTTCATGCCGATCGGCGCGGCGCTGCCCAAGGTCGCGGCGACCGAGGGCTACGGCGCCGACATCCACTTCCACGGCACGGGCGTGACCGAGGCGCTGGTCGCCGCTCGCGAGTTCGCCGAGCGTACGGGTGCCGTGCTGATCCACCCCTTCGACCACGAGGACATCATCGCCGGCCAGGGCACGCTCGGGCTCGAGATCCTCGAGCAGCTGCCCGACGTCAAGACGATCCTGGTCCCGCTCGGTGGCGGGGGACTCGCGGCCGGGATCGCGCTGCTGCGCACCGAGCGGCCCGACCTGCGGATCGTCGGCGTGCAGGCCAAGGACGCCGCCGCCTATCCGCCGTCGCTCGCGGCCGGCAAGCCGGTCACGTCGCCGATGGGCATCACGATGGCCGACGGCATCTCGGTCGCGATGCCGGGAGACATCCCGTACGGGATCCTCGAGTCGCTGTGCCACGAGGTGCTGACGGTCAGCGAGGAGTCGATGAGCAGTGCGCTCATCTCGTTGCTGGAGCGCGCCAAGCTGTTGGTCGAGCCCGCCGGCGCCGCTGCCGTGGCGGCGATCCTCGAGCAGCCGGACGCGTTCGAGGGGCCGGTCGTCGCGGTGCTGTCGGGCGGCAACATCGACGCCCTCGTGCTGCTCGACGTCATCCGTCACGGCCTGGCGGCGGCGGGTCGGTTCCTGCTGTTCCGCGCCCGCATCTCCGACCGGCCCGGCGAGCTGATGCGCCTGCTCACCGATCTCGCCGAGATGCAGGTCAACGTGCTCAACGTCAACCATGACCGGGCCTCCGAGACGTTGGGCGTCGGCCAGGTCGACGTCGACGTCCAGGTCGCGACGCGCGGGCCCCAGCACCGCGCCGAGATCCACGACCGCCTGGTCGAGCTCGGCTACGAGCTCGTCTGAACCCACGACCGCTTGACACTCGAAAGGCGACCTCTGTGCGTACCTTCGACCTGCCGGCCACCCCGATCGCTGCCGCGATCCTCACGACGTCGCGCGACAGCCAGGACGTGTCGCTGTTCAACCACAGCATGCGCAGCTATTGGCATGCCCGCTCGTACGCCGAGTCCGCGGGGCTCCTGGATCAGGCGCCGGAGATCCTCATCTTCGCGGCGACGCTGCTGCACGAGCTGGGCGCCAGTGCACTGGCCCCGGGTCGGGAGCGGTTCGAGATCGAGGGTGCCGACATCGCCGCCGAGACCTTGCTCGGCCTGGGGGTGAGCGAGGGTGACACCGAGCAGGTGTGGGACGCGATCGCCCTGCACACCTCTGGCGGCCTGGCGGAGCGTCGCGGTGCCTTGCCGAGGGTCGTCCGGGCCGGGATCGTCGCCGACTTCGGCCGGGCCGAAGAACCGCAGCGGGAGCTCCAGGACGCCGTCCACGCGGAATGGCCCCGGCTGAACCTCGAGACGGTCCTGGTCGACCACATCATCGAACGGGTCAACGATTCGGCCGCAGCGCCGCGTTTTGGGATGGCCGGCGTCGTCATCCACGAGCGCGAGGTGCATGGCATCACCGGCATGGAGATCGCCGCCCGCGACCTCGGCTGGTGAGGCGGTGACCTGAGTCGAACCGGCAGGTCTCTCGTTCAACCTGAGTCACCGGCGCCGCGGCGTGGTTCGACCTGAGTCACCGGTCCTGCAGGGGCGGTGACCTGAGTCGAACCGGCAGCGCCCAGGTTCGACCACAGCCACCGGTTCTGGTCCGCGATTCGACCTAGGTCACCGGCACCGTCGCGACGTTCGACCTGAGTCACCGCTCCAGCGGCCACGGGGTCAGAACGGCTTGGCGTCGACGACCTCGACGGTGATGTTCTTGCCGTTGGGCGCTTCGTAGGTCGCCTCGTCGCCCTTGTGCTTGCCGAGGATCGCGGCACCGAGCGGCGAGGTCGGCGAGTAGACGTCGATGTCGACGCTCGAGTCCATGCTGAGCAGCTCGCGCGAGCCGAGCAGGAACTGCTCGGTGTCGGTGTCGCCCTTGAAGCGGATCGTGACGATCATGCCGGCCTCGACCAGGCCGTCGTCGGCAGGCTTGTCGCCGACCTCGGCACGCCGCAGCATGTCCTCGAGCTGGCGGATGCGGGCCTCGGTCTTGCCCTGCTCCTCGCGTGCGGCGTGGTAGCCGCCGTTCTCCTTGAGGTCACCCTCGTCGCGGGCAGCGGCGATCTTGGCCGTGATGTCGGCGCGTACGTCGCCCTTCAGGTGCTCCAGCTCCTGCTGCAGACGCGCGTAAGCCTCCTGGGTCACCCAGATGGTGTCGGTCTCTGTGGGCTGAGTCATGTGAGCGCTCCTCTACGTGCTGCACCCCAGGCGTACGCCCGGGGTGAACCTCCAACGTTAGCACTCAACCGCGAGGTTCACATGTCTTCAGGACGCCGGTGACGGCCTTTCGCTCGGTCTGCACATCGATCGTGATGCGAGTCTTTTCGGCCTTGCCGGCGGCGACGTCGACGGTCTTCTCGCCGACGATCGAGTGGTCGGCCGCCTGGGCGTAGACGGTGCAGCGCACGGCGAGGGGATCGGGGCGGATCACGTCGACCTTGAGGGTCACCAGGTGGTCGCTCTTGACGTCGTATCCCCAGAGGCGGCCCTTGACCGGCTCGTCCTGGAAGCCCACCCACGCCGCGAACGAGACGCCGATCGCGATGCCGATCGCCGCGATGGCGGGCCAGAACCACCGGGGTCGGGTCCGGGTGCCATAGCGGGAGCTGAGGTCGGTCACGCCTGCCATTGTCTCAGGAGCCGAACATCTGCTTCCGTACGGCCTTGTCGAACGTGCGGAACGGCAGCACGTTCGACGCGGTGGCGATCATCTTGGCCTCGGTGCCGACGAGGTACTCCGCCTTGGCCCGCCGCGCGAACACCGCGTGGTGCGCCGCCTCGGCGACCTTCGACGCGGGGATGCCACTGTGCCGGGCGTCCGCCGAGATCGACCGCATCGCCGTGATCGCCTCGCCGTAGAGCTCGAGCGCCTTGGCCGGCAGCTTGCCCTCGATCTCGTCGATGTCGGCGCCGGCCTTGTCCCAGATCGGGGTCGACACCGTCGCGGGGGCGAGCACCGAGACGCCGATGCCCCACGGCTTGAGCTCACGGCGCAGGGACTCGGCCATGCCGTTGAGGGCGTGCTTCGACGCGGCGTAGGGCCCGATGAACGGCGCGGCGACGCGTCCGCCGATCGAGCTGGTGAACACGATGCGACCCTTGCCGTGCTCGCGCAGCAGCGGCAGGAAGGCCTGGGTCACGGCGAGCTGGCCGACGACGTTGACCTCGAGCTGGCGGCGCAGGTCGTCGAGGTCGAGGAACTCCAGTGGGCCACCGACCGCGATGCCGGCGTTGTTGACGATGCCGCGCAGGCGGGTGTCTGGCCCCAGCGCTCCGCGGACGAGGTCGGCGGCGTCGAGGGCTTCCTGGGCCGACGTGACGTCGAGCCGTACGGGCGTGACGAGCGCGTGCTCGTCGACCGTGGTCAGGTCGCGCACCGCGGCGAACACACGGATGCCGTTGGCGGCGAAGTTGTCGACCATGGCCTTGCCGATCCCGGTCGAGGCGCCGGTCACGATCACGGCATCGGGAGTTGTCATTCCGTGAGTATGGCGGATGGAACAACCCGGGCTGCACACGATGTTGGAGACAGTGCGAGGATTTTGCTCGAGCCTTCGAAGGAGAACCGTGGTCGACCAGCTGCGCCTCATGCACGTACACGCCCATCCAGACGACGAGTCGAGCAAGGGAGCGGCGTCGACGGCGAAGTACGTCGCCGAGGGCGTCGACGTCCACGTCGCCACGTGCACGGGCGGTGAGCGCGGCTCGATCCTCAACCCCGGTTTCGAGCACCCCGGCATCGTCGACAACCCGGAGCTGATCACGGAGATCCGCCGCGAGGAGATGGAGCGCGCCCGCGAGATCCTCGGCGTCAAGCAGGACTGGCTCGGCTTCGTCGACTCCGGCTGGCCCGAGGGCGACCCGAAGCCGCCGCTGCCCGAGGGCTGCTTCGCTCTCGTGCCGATCGAGGAGGCCGCAGAGCCGCTCGTACGCCTGATCCGTTCGTTCAGGCCGCACGTCCTCACGACGTACGACGAGAACGGCGGCTACCCGCACCCCGACCACATCAAGTGCCACGAGATCAGCGTCTACGCGTACGAGGCGGCCGCCGACCCTGACCGCTATCCCGACGCCGGCGAGCCGTGGCAGGTGTCCAAGCTCTACTACCACCTGGGCTGGAGCTGGAAGCGCATGGAGGCGATCGCCAACGCGATGGTGGCCCATGGGCTCGAGAACCCCTACGAGGACCGCTTCAAGGACTGGGAGCGCAAGCCCGAGGACGAGGCACGCCTGACGACCCGCGTCGAGTGCGCCGACTACTTCGGCGTCCGCGACCAGGCGCTGCTGGCCCATGCCACGCAGATCGACCCCAACGGCTTCTGGTTCGCGATCCCGCACGAGATCCAGGCCGAGGCGTGGCCGACCGAGGACTACCAGCTCGTCGACTCCAAGGTCGAGACGAGCGTCCCCGAGGACGACCTGTTCGCCGGGCTGCGCGAGACGGACGCTTCGCTGCCCTAGGCGCATGAACCTCACGGTCGTCATCGCCCTGCTCGCCAACGCGCTCGTCGCGTTGGCGAAGTCGGCCGCGGCGATGTTCACCGGCTCGGCGTCGATGGTCGCCGAGGCGGCGCACTCGTGGGCCGATGCCGGCAACGAGGTGTTCCTGCTTGTCGCCGACCGGCGGTCGCAGCGCCGCCCGGACCACTCGCACCCGCTGGGCTACGGCCGTGAGGCGTACGTCTGGTCGATGTTCGCGGCGCTCGGCCTGTTCGTCGCCGGCGCCGCGGTGTCGATCACCCACGGTGTCCAGGAGCTCATCGACCCGGGCGAGGCGTCGGACTTCGTCGTCGCGTACGTCGTGCTGGGCATCGCGTTCGTGCTCGAAGGGGTGTCGTTCGCGCAGGCGTTCCGGCAGGTCGGCCGCGAGGCGTCGACGATCGACCGCGAGCTGCTCCAGCACGCCCTGCAGACCTCCGACCCGACGCTGCGGGCGGTGTTCGCCGAGGACGCGGCCGCGCTGATCGGGATCCTCATCGCCGGGGCCGGCATCGCGCTGCACCAGGTCACCGGCTCGCCGACACCCGACGCGATCGGCTCGATCCTGGTCGGCGTCCTGCTCGCGGTCGTCGCGATCGTGCTGATCGACCGCAACCGCCGCTTCCTCGTCGGCATGGAGGCGTCGCCGATGCTCCTCGACGCCGCTCGGGCCCGGCTCGCGGCGATGGCCGGGGTGTCGAGCGTCGGCTACCTCCACATGGAGTTCGTCGGCCCGCGCCGGGTCTATCTCGTCGCGAGCGTCGACC harbors:
- a CDS encoding adenylate/guanylate cyclase domain-containing protein yields the protein MTRTRDPAHALLLGGLRFESRDTERAYRRWRIDTVTPFVRIGYIGSAPSWILLLIAMIFLDPHAAHRAAGWVVGWILLLLVLTWLTVPPRLRRTVMPLAAAANCLAGFLVVWLTSEVALAGEVTQTRAGVMIAGLLVVMFFGYGIFRIPPGVAMAAVTPYAAFGSYQLLQNYNDGELNGVESASLAAAEWIAYLGCLMVCVVIEIVERRAFCKDQIIDAQQRELRHSRETIRRYVPRPVFEHIVSGDTVGIDVPTRRRVTVLFADLVGFTDLADRVEAEILTQVVNDYMTTMSQLVDEHGGLVNEFAGDGLMALFGAPDEMDVEEQASSAVLAAQAMQDGLPALNGQWRRLGVSGPMRMRIGIDTGVLSVGSFGSEGRMTYTAIGLHTNIAARLQAQCEPGRILLSDYCWHLVKDRISCEPVGEVQCKGVHYPVPVYSPSGAGG
- the msrA gene encoding peptide-methionine (S)-S-oxide reductase MsrA — protein: MIFNRSKSELPGAESALPGREGRPYQVGGTHLTLGNPVETQAPEGFGVAVFGLGCFWGEEKTFWEVPGVWSTSVGYAGGVTPNPTYEEVCTGRTGHAEVVRVIFDPAKVTYEDLLKVFWENHDPTQGMRQGNDRGTQYRSVILTTTPEQQAQAEASREAYQVRMTEAGYGEITTSILPLETYYYAEDYHQQYLVKNPFGYCPLHATGVSYA
- a CDS encoding ankyrin repeat domain-containing protein: MNKVLAAAPVVVALAVTACSSSRPSPEPAHPATSHSISTPTPTPNPYAALSKAEQGRRLLSAVTKGRATEVGQLLEAGADTEVRDARDRTPLLLAVTHDRVAAARALIAAGADPDALDDRHDTPWLVTGVTGSVAMAEVVLAADPDLTIRNRFGGLSHIPASERGHADYVAYVLDHTDIAVDHVNDLGWTALLEAVILGKGTRPWQRIVESLVDHGADVSIADRAGVTPLEHARRHGFVTIARILERA
- a CDS encoding AI-2E family transporter codes for the protein MRERYQVPIGMEIATQWAWRILVIASAVLLGVFFLRYFSEITVPIAVAVLVTALTVSGVDWLEAHRVPRLAATFIVVIALLVAFFGMLTLVGQQLATQATDLRSSVVDGISKIQDWAKTGPLKLSDDQIQTWIDNAKESIQSSDTSVITRVSEVGTTLTHLFAGFFIALFSTFFFLYEGNRIWSWVVALFPRAARERVNSSGHTAWASLTAFVRATVIVALTDALGIAFGAWVLGVPLTFAIGVLVFLGAFIPIIGALLSGMVAVLVALVAQGPWTALFMLIVVIIIQQIESHVLQPFLMGRLVAVHPLAIIFAIAAGVVVAGIVGALIAVPLAACLNGVVRHLATVAEQFDDEPPDDGGEALPGLA
- a CDS encoding MmcQ/YjbR family DNA-binding protein, with protein sequence MTDIHAVCLALPGASMTFPFGEETAVFKVGGKVFAITAAESPTHVTLKAEPEEVTGLVDTYDAVTRGYHMNKKHWITVQVGGALPPGLVEELVEDSYDLVVDNLPARDRP
- a CDS encoding MDR family MFS transporter, with the protein product MTDATPATVTPTYLSHRQILVILGGLMTGMFLAALDQSIVGTALPRITSDLNGLDKLSWVVTAYLLASTSSTPLWGKISDLYGRRLIFQIAIVTFVVGSLLCGFSRNIEELIGFRALQGVGGGGLMALAFATIGDVIPPRERGRYMGYMGAVFGTSSVAGPLLGGWLADGPGWRWIFWLNVPIGIVALVVTSYALKLPHTRREHVIDWLGASVLVSGVSSMLLYVSWAGPDHGWGSRLGLGLLAGAIVLTALFILVELRAAEPIIPMELFRGSIFRTTNAMSVVMGMSMFGAIIFVPLYLQIVMGMSPTRSGLGMLPMVTGLFCTSIPSGNWVTRTGRYRPLPIASTVVVFVALLVLSTADADSPYWRIGLGMFILGAGLGLTMQLLTVIVQNSVDPRHMGIATSTITFFRTLGGAFGAAIFGAVLNTRLTHHLAATVGTGGDAPKINTNDASAIHALPQPLQSKVIEAFADSLHDVFLAALPIVTIAFVFALLIKEIPLRTRDTPVPAEATEL
- a CDS encoding MarR family winged helix-turn-helix transcriptional regulator, which codes for MQTQTPEVGATAEDALMQLMMAVGRRFRSRIDGDGVDPSQAALLYTLKCRGAMRLGDIAEVMQLDASTVSRHVQQLGDRGFIEREPDPVDGRARIIALSSTGAATLKKTFDQRRAFLTAALADWDDADRERLRHDLTRLTASLGATS